Proteins encoded together in one Pseudomonas sp. Seg1 window:
- a CDS encoding extracellular solute-binding protein: MSPIRALLVQASGLLFAGLAFAAPQHAVTLYNEPPKYPADFKQFDYVNADAPKGGVFRQAGFGGFDSLNPFISKGVPADDVGQIYDTLTKHSLDEPFTEYGLIARQIEKAPDNSWVRFYLRPEAHFHDGHPVRAEDVVFSFNTLTKEGSPLFRGYYSDVAEVIAEDPLKVLFKFKHTNNRELPLILGQLPVLPKHWWADRDFSKGNLEIPLGSGPYKVAEVKAGRSVRYERVKDYWGKDLPVNRGFYNFDVMTTDYYRDNTVALEALKAGQFDYWLEMTAKNWANAYNIPAVTEGRLIKEQIANSNPTGMQGFVFNLRRPVFQDARVRQALGLLFDFEWTNKQLFNGAYYRTRSYFENSEMAATGLPDADQRAILEPFRSKLPAQVFSEAFENPKTDASGMIRTQQREAYQLLQEAGWKIVDDKMVDATGKPVVIEFLLAQTEFERVLLPFKRNLSDLGIDLVIRRVDVSQYINRVRSRDFDMVVGSFPQSNSPGNEQREYWMSAAADKPSSRNTMGLKDPIVDQLVENLINSDSRKNLVAHARALDRVLQWGYYVVPNWHIKTWRVAYWNHIGHPKVSPKYDIGINTWWVKPDAKPAVEVQNQLQAEPVGTE, from the coding sequence ATGAGCCCCATCCGCGCCCTGCTCGTGCAGGCCAGCGGTCTGTTGTTCGCAGGGCTGGCCTTCGCCGCCCCGCAGCACGCCGTGACCCTGTACAACGAGCCGCCGAAATACCCGGCCGATTTCAAGCAATTCGATTACGTGAACGCCGATGCGCCCAAGGGCGGAGTCTTCCGTCAGGCCGGTTTCGGCGGGTTCGATAGTCTCAACCCGTTCATCAGCAAAGGTGTGCCGGCCGATGACGTCGGGCAGATCTACGACACCCTGACCAAGCATAGCCTCGATGAGCCGTTCACCGAGTACGGCCTGATCGCCCGCCAGATCGAAAAAGCCCCGGACAACAGCTGGGTGCGTTTCTACCTGCGCCCCGAAGCGCACTTCCACGACGGTCACCCGGTACGCGCCGAGGACGTGGTGTTCAGTTTCAACACCCTGACCAAAGAAGGTTCGCCGCTGTTTCGTGGTTACTACAGCGATGTCGCCGAAGTCATCGCCGAAGACCCGCTCAAGGTGCTGTTCAAGTTCAAGCACACCAATAACCGCGAATTGCCGCTGATCCTCGGCCAGTTACCCGTGCTGCCGAAACACTGGTGGGCCGATCGCGATTTCAGCAAAGGTAATCTGGAAATTCCGCTCGGCAGTGGCCCGTACAAGGTCGCCGAAGTGAAGGCTGGCCGTTCGGTGCGTTACGAACGGGTCAAGGACTACTGGGGTAAGGACCTGCCGGTCAATCGCGGCTTTTACAATTTCGACGTGATGACTACCGATTACTACCGCGACAACACCGTCGCCCTCGAAGCGCTGAAGGCCGGCCAGTTCGATTACTGGCTGGAAATGACCGCGAAGAACTGGGCCAACGCCTACAACATCCCGGCGGTCACCGAAGGTCGCTTGATCAAGGAACAGATCGCCAACAGCAATCCGACCGGCATGCAGGGCTTCGTCTTCAACCTGCGGCGCCCGGTTTTTCAGGATGCACGCGTGCGTCAGGCGCTCGGTCTGCTGTTCGACTTCGAATGGACCAACAAACAACTGTTCAACGGTGCCTACTACCGCACCCGCAGCTATTTCGAGAACTCGGAAATGGCCGCCACCGGCCTGCCTGATGCCGATCAACGGGCGATCCTCGAGCCGTTCCGCAGCAAGCTGCCGGCGCAAGTGTTCAGCGAAGCCTTCGAGAATCCGAAAACCGACGCCAGCGGCATGATCCGCACCCAACAGCGCGAGGCCTATCAGTTGCTGCAAGAAGCCGGCTGGAAGATCGTCGACGACAAAATGGTCGACGCCACGGGCAAACCGGTGGTCATCGAGTTCCTGCTGGCGCAGACCGAATTCGAACGCGTGTTGCTGCCGTTCAAACGCAACCTCAGCGACCTCGGCATCGATCTGGTGATCCGACGCGTCGACGTCTCGCAGTACATCAACCGTGTGCGCTCGCGGGACTTCGACATGGTGGTCGGCAGCTTCCCGCAGTCCAACTCGCCGGGCAACGAGCAGCGCGAGTACTGGATGAGCGCCGCCGCCGACAAGCCGAGCAGCCGCAACACCATGGGTTTGAAGGATCCGATCGTCGATCAACTGGTCGAGAACCTGATCAACTCCGATTCACGCAAAAATCTGGTGGCCCACGCCCGGGCGCTGGATCGCGTGTTGCAGTGGGGCTATTACGTGGTTCCCAACTGGCACATCAAGACGTGGCGCGTGGCGTACTGGAACCACATCGGCCACCCCAAAGTTTCCCCCAAGTACGACATCGGCATTAACACCTGGTGGGTAAAACCCGATGCGAAACCTGCGGTAGAAGTGCAAAACCAACTGCAAGCCGAACCTGTGGGCACGGAGTAA
- a CDS encoding microcin C ABC transporter permease YejB, producing the protein MLAYIFRRLLLIIPTLFGILLINFVIIQAAPGGPVEQMIAKLEGFEGATSRIAGGGAEVSVAGSSYRGAQGLDPALIKEIEHMYGFDKSAPERLWIMVKNYASLDFGDSFFRDAKVIDLIKEKMPVSISLGLWSTLIMYLVSIPLGIAKATRHGSHFDVWTSSAIIVGYAIPAFLFAILLIVVFAGGSYLDWFPLRGLTSNNFDELSLGGKILDYFWHLALPVTALVIGNFATMTLLTKNSFLDEINKQYVVTAKAKGLTRHRVLYGHVFRNAMLLVIAGFPSAFIGIFFTGSLLVEVIFSLDGLGLMSFEAAINRDYPVVFGTLFIFTLLGLVVKLIGDLTYTLVDPRIDFESREH; encoded by the coding sequence ATGCTGGCGTACATTTTTCGACGACTGTTGCTGATCATCCCGACCTTGTTCGGCATTTTGCTGATCAACTTTGTGATCATCCAGGCCGCGCCCGGTGGACCGGTGGAGCAGATGATCGCCAAACTTGAAGGCTTCGAGGGCGCCACCAGCCGTATTGCCGGCGGTGGTGCCGAGGTGTCGGTGGCCGGCTCGTCCTATCGCGGCGCGCAAGGGCTGGACCCGGCGCTGATCAAGGAAATCGAGCACATGTACGGGTTCGACAAATCGGCCCCGGAACGCCTGTGGATCATGGTCAAAAACTACGCCTCGCTGGATTTCGGCGACAGCTTCTTCCGCGACGCCAAGGTCATCGACCTGATCAAGGAAAAAATGCCGGTGTCGATCTCGCTGGGACTGTGGAGCACGCTGATCATGTACCTGGTGTCGATCCCGCTGGGGATCGCCAAGGCCACGCGGCACGGCAGTCACTTCGACGTCTGGACCAGTTCGGCAATCATCGTCGGCTACGCGATCCCCGCGTTCCTCTTTGCGATCCTGCTGATCGTGGTGTTTGCCGGCGGCAGTTATCTGGACTGGTTCCCTTTACGCGGGCTGACCTCGAACAACTTCGATGAACTGAGCCTGGGCGGCAAGATCCTTGACTACTTCTGGCACTTGGCGTTGCCGGTGACGGCCCTGGTGATCGGCAACTTCGCGACCATGACCCTGCTGACCAAAAACAGCTTTCTCGACGAGATCAACAAGCAATACGTGGTCACCGCCAAGGCCAAGGGGCTGACCCGTCATCGTGTGCTTTACGGCCATGTGTTCCGCAACGCCATGCTGTTGGTGATCGCCGGATTCCCGTCGGCGTTCATCGGCATTTTCTTCACCGGCTCGTTGCTGGTCGAGGTGATCTTCTCCCTCGACGGCCTCGGCCTTATGAGTTTCGAAGCGGCGATCAACCGCGATTACCCGGTGGTGTTTGGCACCCTGTTCATCTTCACCCTGCTGGGGCTGGTGGTGAAACTGATCGGCGACCTCACCTACACCCTGGTCGATCCGCGTATCGACTTCGAAAGCCGGGAGCATTGA
- a CDS encoding extracellular solute-binding protein, whose translation MKRPLLLLLISLALSSTASATITESHGYAQFGTLKYPARFTHFDWVNPQAPKGGTLRVMAFGTFDTVNPYTFKGTSPVTTPNFLQYGINELNEPLMVGTGQYSPSGDEPASSYGLIAQSVEYSEDRSWVVFNLRPEARFHDGTPITAYDVAFSYRTLLKDGHPLYRTALQEVLRVDILNKQRIRFVMKRSGNPLLILRLGELPVLPQHYWKDRDFKATTFEPPLGSGPYRITSVTPGRQLIFERVKDYWGKDLPVNRGKYNFDRMEVEFYRDSDVAFEAFKAGEFDIYIEHQAKNWANGYNFPAIRRGDVIKAQIPHQIPTQSQGLFMNTRRATFSDVKTREALGLMFDFEWTNRALFSDAYKRTTSYYPNSEFSATGLPVGHEWLMLKPYKEQLPAKLFTEPFTLPQTDGRGIPRETMRKALALLAEAGWKLNGQRLQNANGQPLSFELLLVNPNLERILQPYIENLNSIGIDARLRTVDRAQYKQRLDQFGFDMILMTLNQTLSPGLEQWQYFHSSQVGVKGSKNYAGIANPVIDHLLEQLLAAQTRDEQVAAGKALDRVLLWQHYSIPNWYLNYHRLAYRNRLAFVTTPPYTLGLSAWWLKSSEKDQ comes from the coding sequence TTGAAGCGTCCCCTCCTCCTGCTCCTGATCAGCCTGGCCTTGAGCTCAACCGCAAGCGCGACGATTACCGAAAGTCACGGTTATGCGCAGTTCGGCACGCTCAAGTACCCGGCCAGATTTACCCACTTCGACTGGGTCAACCCGCAAGCGCCCAAGGGCGGTACGTTGCGGGTGATGGCGTTCGGCACCTTCGATACGGTGAACCCTTACACTTTCAAGGGCACCAGCCCGGTGACCACGCCAAATTTCCTCCAGTACGGCATCAACGAGCTGAACGAGCCGCTGATGGTCGGCACCGGCCAATACTCGCCGTCCGGTGATGAACCGGCGTCCAGTTATGGCTTGATCGCGCAATCGGTGGAGTACAGCGAGGACCGCAGCTGGGTCGTCTTCAATCTGCGCCCCGAAGCCCGCTTTCACGACGGCACACCCATCACCGCCTACGACGTCGCCTTCTCCTACCGAACGCTGCTCAAGGACGGTCATCCGCTGTACCGCACGGCCCTGCAGGAAGTGCTGCGGGTGGACATCCTCAACAAGCAGCGCATTCGCTTCGTGATGAAACGCTCGGGCAATCCGCTGTTGATTCTGCGTCTCGGTGAGTTGCCGGTGCTGCCGCAGCATTACTGGAAAGACCGCGATTTCAAAGCGACCACTTTTGAGCCGCCACTGGGCAGCGGGCCGTATCGCATCACCTCGGTGACACCGGGTCGGCAGTTGATCTTCGAACGGGTCAAGGATTACTGGGGCAAGGACTTGCCGGTCAATCGCGGCAAATACAACTTCGATCGCATGGAAGTCGAGTTCTACCGTGACAGCGACGTCGCCTTCGAAGCCTTCAAGGCCGGCGAGTTCGACATCTACATCGAGCATCAGGCCAAGAACTGGGCCAACGGCTACAACTTCCCGGCGATACGCCGTGGCGACGTAATCAAAGCGCAGATCCCGCATCAGATCCCGACCCAGAGCCAAGGCCTGTTCATGAACACCCGCCGCGCAACGTTTTCCGATGTGAAGACCCGCGAAGCGTTGGGCCTGATGTTCGACTTCGAATGGACCAACCGCGCACTGTTCAGCGACGCCTACAAGCGCACCACCAGCTATTACCCCAACAGCGAGTTTTCCGCGACGGGGCTGCCGGTCGGGCATGAATGGCTGATGCTCAAGCCGTACAAGGAACAACTGCCGGCCAAGCTGTTCACCGAGCCGTTCACCCTGCCGCAAACCGACGGTCGCGGCATTCCTCGGGAAACCATGCGCAAAGCCCTGGCCCTGCTCGCCGAGGCCGGCTGGAAGCTCAACGGCCAGCGCCTGCAAAACGCCAACGGCCAGCCGTTGAGTTTCGAGCTGCTGCTGGTCAATCCGAACCTTGAGCGGATCCTCCAGCCGTACATTGAAAACCTCAACAGCATCGGCATCGATGCACGCCTGCGCACGGTGGATCGTGCCCAGTACAAACAACGCCTCGATCAGTTCGGCTTCGACATGATCCTGATGACGCTCAACCAGACTCTCAGCCCGGGCCTGGAGCAATGGCAGTACTTCCACTCCAGCCAGGTCGGGGTCAAGGGCAGCAAGAATTACGCGGGCATCGCCAATCCTGTGATCGATCACCTGCTCGAACAATTGCTCGCCGCGCAAACCCGCGATGAACAGGTCGCCGCCGGCAAGGCGCTCGATCGCGTACTGCTCTGGCAGCACTACAGCATTCCCAACTGGTACCTCAATTATCACCGTCTGGCCTACCGCAACCGGTTGGCCTTCGTCACCACGCCGCCCTATACCCTGGGCTTGAGCGCGTGGTGGCTGAAATCTTCGGAGAAAGATCAATGA
- a CDS encoding transglycosylase SLT domain-containing protein, which produces MSSSIRKSVNSDALTRLAQAIAVAVSATLAGCSSHAPQTEATHTPNIAARAKQKPIWLSEKPSPQVPQDIWERMRQGFQLQEGLGVNPRIEQQRLWFASNPSFLENAGERGSLYIHYIVERLEERNMPLELALLPVIESAYNPMAYSRADAVGLWQFIPSTGRYFNLRQTRFYDGRRDITASTTAAMDYLTRLHDMFNGDWLLALAAYNAGEGTVSRAIERNEKLGLPTDYWNLPLPAETQAYVPKLLALSQVVLAPEAYGVNLNPIANEPYFQVVEINQRMDLSKVAAVANIDEDELFQLNPAFKQRTTIDGPQHLLVPTSKAQLLTASLQTMRPEELISPRSLKPVFEGADPSEVAQLKRAYRVKRGDNLGSIAKANKVEVKDLQRWNKLTGKNLKVGQTLVMQDTTKRAPARKSGRVNTVIAANSKSKGNDDSQQQTRYKVKRGDTLYVVAKRFNVEMQHLKRWNPGAGKALKPGQMLTVYQSR; this is translated from the coding sequence ATGTCGTCATCCATACGTAAGTCCGTCAATTCAGACGCATTGACCCGCCTGGCGCAAGCCATTGCGGTGGCTGTGTCCGCCACGCTGGCGGGCTGTTCCAGCCATGCTCCGCAGACTGAAGCGACGCATACGCCGAATATCGCTGCGCGAGCCAAGCAGAAGCCGATCTGGCTGAGCGAGAAGCCCAGCCCACAGGTTCCCCAGGACATCTGGGAGCGCATGCGCCAAGGCTTCCAGTTGCAGGAAGGCCTGGGCGTAAACCCGCGCATCGAGCAACAGCGCCTGTGGTTCGCCAGTAATCCCTCTTTCCTCGAGAATGCCGGCGAACGCGGCAGTCTCTACATCCACTACATCGTCGAACGCCTCGAAGAACGCAACATGCCGCTGGAACTGGCCCTGCTGCCAGTGATTGAAAGCGCCTACAACCCGATGGCCTATTCCCGCGCCGATGCGGTGGGCCTGTGGCAATTCATTCCTTCCACCGGGCGTTACTTCAACCTGCGCCAGACCCGTTTCTATGATGGCCGTCGCGATATCACCGCCTCGACCACCGCGGCGATGGATTACCTGACCCGTCTGCACGACATGTTCAACGGCGACTGGCTGCTGGCCCTGGCGGCGTACAACGCCGGCGAAGGCACGGTCAGCCGCGCCATCGAACGTAACGAGAAGCTTGGCCTGCCAACCGATTACTGGAACCTGCCGCTGCCGGCGGAAACCCAGGCGTACGTGCCGAAGCTGCTGGCCCTGTCGCAAGTGGTACTGGCACCGGAAGCCTACGGGGTCAACCTCAACCCGATCGCCAACGAACCGTACTTCCAGGTCGTCGAGATCAACCAGCGCATGGACCTGTCCAAGGTTGCTGCCGTTGCCAACATCGACGAAGACGAACTGTTCCAGCTCAATCCGGCGTTCAAGCAGCGCACCACCATCGACGGCCCTCAGCATCTGCTGGTACCAACGTCGAAGGCGCAATTGCTGACGGCCAGTCTGCAAACCATGCGTCCGGAAGAGCTGATCAGCCCGCGTTCACTGAAACCGGTGTTCGAAGGCGCCGATCCTTCGGAAGTGGCGCAGCTCAAGCGCGCCTATCGCGTGAAGCGTGGCGACAACCTCGGTTCCATCGCCAAGGCCAACAAGGTCGAAGTGAAGGATCTGCAGCGCTGGAACAAGCTGACCGGCAAGAACCTCAAGGTCGGCCAGACCCTCGTCATGCAGGACACCACCAAGCGCGCTCCGGCGCGCAAGTCCGGCCGGGTCAACACGGTAATTGCGGCCAACAGCAAAAGCAAAGGCAATGACGACAGCCAGCAGCAGACCCGATACAAGGTCAAACGCGGCGACACGCTATACGTGGTCGCCAAGCGTTTCAACGTTGAGATGCAACATCTCAAGCGCTGGAATCCGGGTGCGGGCAAGGCGTTGAAACCGGGGCAGATGCTTACGGTTTATCAGTCGCGTTGA
- the gloB gene encoding hydroxyacylglutathione hydrolase, whose translation MIQISALPAFTDNYIWLLQDHRSQRCAVVDPGDAAPVQAWLTAHPGWVLSDILITHHHHDHVGGVERLKAATGAKVYGPASENIPARDVALKDNDNVSVLGWDFDVYAVPGHTLGHIAYYHHGLLFCGDTLFAAGCGRLFEGTPEQMHHSLSRLAALPEDTLVYCTHEYTLSNLKFAAAVEPSNPDIAARLEKVTQQRQNGVMTLPSTLALEKLTNPFLRTSETLVTQKVDERTGAQNRAPSEVFAALRAWKDKF comes from the coding sequence ATGATACAGATCAGTGCCCTGCCCGCGTTCACCGACAACTACATCTGGTTGTTACAGGATCACCGCAGCCAACGCTGCGCGGTGGTCGATCCGGGCGATGCTGCGCCCGTCCAGGCCTGGCTCACCGCCCATCCGGGCTGGGTGCTGAGCGACATTCTGATCACCCACCATCACCATGACCATGTCGGTGGCGTCGAACGCTTGAAAGCGGCGACCGGTGCGAAAGTTTACGGCCCGGCCAGCGAAAACATCCCGGCGCGGGACGTGGCCCTCAAGGACAATGACAACGTCAGCGTGCTCGGCTGGGACTTCGATGTCTATGCGGTGCCCGGTCACACCTTGGGACACATTGCCTATTATCACCACGGCCTGCTGTTCTGCGGTGACACCCTGTTTGCAGCCGGTTGCGGCCGCTTGTTCGAGGGCACTCCAGAGCAAATGCATCATTCGCTAAGCCGCCTCGCCGCGTTGCCTGAAGATACGCTGGTCTACTGCACCCACGAATACACCCTGAGCAATCTCAAGTTTGCCGCTGCCGTCGAGCCGAGTAACCCGGACATTGCCGCCCGTCTGGAAAAAGTTACCCAGCAACGGCAGAACGGCGTCATGACCCTGCCCTCGACCCTTGCCCTGGAAAAGCTCACAAATCCGTTTTTACGCACCTCTGAAACATTAGTTACACAAAAAGTGGACGAACGGACAGGCGCTCAAAACCGGGCGCCGAGTGAGGTTTTTGCGGCCCTGCGGGCATGGAAAGATAAGTTCTAA
- a CDS encoding ABC transporter ATP-binding protein: MNQDNLIEVRDLAVEFGFGERVHRVVEGVSFDIKRGETLALVGESGSGKSVTAHSILRLLPYPMARHPAGSINYAGQNLLGLSEKTIRHIRGNRIAMIFQEPMTSLNPLHSIEKQINEVLGIHKGLTGKVATKRTLELLEMVGIPEPHKRLKALPHELSGGQRQRVMIAMALANEPELLIADEPTTALDVTVQLKILDLLKELQARLGMSLLLISHDLNLVRRIAHRVCVMQRGCIVEQASCAELFRSPQHPYTRELLGAEPSGGPASNKIGAPLLEVENLKVWFPIKKGLLKRTVDYVKAVDGINFSLPQGQTLGIVGESGSGKSTLGLAILRLIGSKGAIRFEGKQLDCLTQNEVRPLRREMQVVFQDPFGSLSPRMCVSDIVGEGLRIHKMGTAAEQEAAIIAALKEVGLDPETRHRYPHEFSGGQRQRIAIARALVLKPALILLDEPTSALDRTVQRQVVELLRSLQAKYNLTYLFISHDLAVVKALSHQLMVVKHGQVVEQGDAQEIFAAPQHPYTQQLLEAAFLAPATAQ, from the coding sequence ATGAATCAGGACAATCTGATCGAAGTACGCGACCTCGCCGTCGAATTCGGTTTTGGCGAGCGTGTGCACCGGGTCGTGGAAGGCGTGAGCTTCGACATCAAGCGCGGCGAAACCCTGGCGCTGGTCGGCGAATCCGGCTCGGGCAAATCGGTGACGGCACACTCGATCCTGCGCCTGCTGCCCTACCCGATGGCGCGTCATCCGGCTGGCAGCATCAACTATGCCGGGCAAAACCTGCTGGGGCTGAGCGAAAAAACCATCCGTCACATTCGCGGCAACCGCATTGCGATGATCTTTCAGGAGCCGATGACGTCGCTGAACCCGCTGCATTCCATCGAGAAGCAGATCAACGAAGTCCTCGGCATCCACAAGGGCCTGACCGGCAAAGTCGCGACCAAGCGCACGCTGGAGCTGCTGGAGATGGTCGGCATCCCCGAGCCTCACAAGCGCCTCAAGGCCCTGCCCCACGAATTGTCCGGCGGTCAGCGTCAGCGCGTAATGATCGCCATGGCCCTGGCGAACGAGCCGGAGCTACTGATTGCCGACGAACCGACCACGGCTCTGGACGTGACCGTTCAGCTGAAAATCCTCGATTTGCTCAAGGAATTACAGGCCAGATTGGGCATGTCGCTGCTACTGATCAGTCACGATTTGAACCTGGTGCGAAGAATTGCGCATCGCGTATGTGTCATGCAGCGCGGTTGCATCGTCGAACAGGCATCGTGCGCAGAGCTGTTCCGTTCGCCGCAGCATCCGTACACTCGGGAATTGCTCGGCGCGGAGCCCAGCGGAGGCCCGGCGAGCAATAAAATCGGCGCGCCGCTGCTCGAAGTCGAGAACCTGAAAGTCTGGTTCCCGATCAAGAAAGGCCTGCTCAAGCGCACGGTGGATTACGTCAAGGCAGTGGACGGCATCAATTTCAGCCTGCCTCAGGGTCAGACTCTGGGGATTGTGGGGGAAAGCGGTTCCGGCAAATCCACGCTGGGTCTGGCGATTTTGCGGCTGATCGGCAGCAAAGGCGCCATTCGTTTTGAAGGCAAGCAGCTAGACTGCCTGACGCAGAACGAGGTTCGCCCGTTGCGTCGGGAAATGCAGGTGGTGTTTCAGGACCCGTTTGGCAGCCTGAGCCCGCGTATGTGCGTCAGTGACATCGTTGGCGAAGGCCTGCGGATTCACAAGATGGGCACCGCCGCCGAACAGGAAGCGGCGATCATTGCGGCATTGAAGGAGGTAGGTCTGGATCCGGAAACCCGGCACCGCTACCCCCACGAATTTTCCGGTGGGCAGCGGCAACGAATCGCCATTGCCCGGGCCCTGGTGCTGAAACCGGCGCTGATCCTGCTGGACGAGCCGACATCCGCGCTCGACCGGACGGTGCAGCGGCAAGTGGTGGAGCTGTTGCGTTCACTGCAAGCCAAGTACAACCTGACGTATTTGTTCATCAGCCATGATCTGGCTGTTGTTAAAGCGCTGAGCCACCAGTTGATGGTGGTCAAGCATGGCCAAGTGGTCGAACAGGGAGACGCGCAAGAAATCTTTGCCGCCCCCCAACATCCGTATACACAGCAGTTGCTGGAAGCCGCTTTTTTGGCACCAGCCACTGCGCAATAA
- a CDS encoding methyltransferase domain-containing protein has protein sequence MTDKAFAQADPDWLALISAAREWLSGPLGQFLLDEERRMLEDELGRFFGGYLVHYGPSAETPPAAPQVQRNVRLGAPLPGVEIVCEEQAWPLSEHAADVVVMQHGLDFCLSPHGLLREAASSVRPGGHLLIIGINPWSTWGLRHVFAHDALRQARCISPSRVADWLNLLGFALEKRRFGCYRPPLASPKWQARLAGWERKAGDWQLSGGGFYLLVARKIVVGLRPLRQERREPMGKLIPLPMAKVNRRRIEP, from the coding sequence ATGACCGATAAAGCGTTCGCTCAGGCCGATCCCGACTGGCTGGCGTTGATCAGCGCCGCCCGCGAATGGCTGTCGGGCCCGCTCGGGCAGTTTCTGCTCGATGAAGAGCGGCGCATGCTCGAAGACGAGCTGGGCCGGTTCTTTGGTGGTTATCTGGTGCATTACGGGCCATCCGCCGAAACCCCGCCGGCAGCGCCGCAAGTGCAGCGTAATGTGCGCCTCGGTGCGCCGTTGCCCGGTGTCGAAATCGTTTGCGAAGAGCAAGCTTGGCCGCTCAGCGAACATGCTGCCGATGTCGTAGTAATGCAGCACGGTCTGGATTTCTGTCTGTCGCCCCACGGTTTGCTGCGTGAAGCGGCGAGCAGCGTGCGCCCCGGCGGGCATCTGCTGATCATCGGCATCAACCCCTGGAGCACTTGGGGCCTGCGTCACGTATTCGCCCACGATGCCTTGCGTCAGGCCCGTTGCATCTCGCCATCACGGGTCGCCGACTGGCTCAATCTGCTGGGCTTTGCGCTGGAGAAACGCCGCTTCGGGTGCTATCGTCCGCCGCTCGCGTCGCCCAAGTGGCAAGCCCGTCTGGCCGGCTGGGAGCGCAAGGCCGGTGACTGGCAATTGTCGGGTGGCGGCTTCTATTTATTGGTCGCGCGCAAGATCGTGGTCGGACTGCGGCCGCTGCGTCAGGAACGTCGCGAGCCGATGGGCAAGCTGATTCCGCTGCCGATGGCCAAGGTCAACCGTCGCCGTATCGAACCGTAA
- a CDS encoding ABC transporter permease, with protein MNLSPLNRRRFELFKANKRGWWSLWLFLVLFGLSLGAELIANDKPLVVHYDNNWYFPAIKRYPETAFGGEFPLEANYKSPYIRELLKAKDAWVLWAPIPYSYQSINYDLKVPAPAPPSADNLLGTDDQGRDVLARVIYGFRISVLFALTLTVLSSIIGVIAGALQGFYGGWVDLAGQRFLEIWSGLPVLYLLIILASFVQPNFWWLLGIMLLFSWMSLVDVVRAEFLRGRNLEYVRAARALGMQNGAIMFRHILPNAMVSTMTFMPFILTGAIGTLTALDFLGFGLPAGSPSLGELVAQGKSNLQAPWLGMSAFAVLALMLSLLVFIGESARDAFDPRK; from the coding sequence ATGAACCTGTCCCCTCTCAACCGCCGCCGCTTCGAACTGTTCAAGGCCAACAAGCGTGGCTGGTGGTCGCTGTGGCTGTTTCTGGTGCTGTTCGGGCTGAGCCTGGGCGCCGAACTGATCGCCAACGACAAGCCGCTGGTGGTGCACTACGACAACAACTGGTATTTCCCGGCGATCAAGCGCTACCCGGAAACCGCCTTCGGCGGCGAATTCCCGCTGGAAGCCAACTACAAGAGCCCGTACATCCGCGAACTGCTCAAGGCCAAGGATGCGTGGGTGTTGTGGGCGCCGATTCCCTACAGCTACCAGAGCATCAACTACGACCTGAAAGTCCCGGCGCCGGCTCCGCCCTCGGCGGACAACCTGCTCGGCACTGACGATCAGGGTCGTGATGTGCTGGCGCGGGTAATTTACGGTTTCCGTATTTCGGTGCTGTTTGCCCTGACGCTGACCGTGTTGAGTTCGATCATTGGCGTGATCGCCGGGGCCTTGCAGGGTTTCTATGGCGGCTGGGTCGATCTGGCCGGGCAGCGTTTTCTGGAGATCTGGTCGGGGCTGCCGGTGCTGTACCTGCTAATCATTCTCGCCAGTTTCGTCCAGCCGAATTTCTGGTGGCTGCTGGGGATCATGCTGCTGTTTTCGTGGATGAGCCTGGTCGATGTGGTGCGCGCCGAGTTCCTCCGTGGCCGCAACCTCGAATACGTGCGCGCAGCCCGGGCGCTGGGCATGCAGAACGGTGCGATCATGTTCCGCCACATCCTGCCCAACGCCATGGTCTCGACCATGACGTTCATGCCGTTCATCCTCACCGGCGCCATCGGCACCCTCACCGCGCTGGACTTCCTTGGTTTCGGCTTGCCGGCCGGCAGTCCGTCGCTGGGTGAACTGGTCGCGCAGGGCAAGTCCAACCTGCAAGCACCGTGGCTGGGTATGAGCGCGTTTGCCGTGCTGGCGCTGATGTTGAGTTTGCTGGTGTTTATCGGCGAGTCCGCTCGCGATGCCTTCGACCCGAGGAAGTGA